From Staphylococcus sp. IVB6214:
TTACCATCACCATTAGATGTAAAACCAATCATCGGTCACCGTGTCGATGATCCTGATGAAGAAGTAATTGCTAAAGCTGACGATGATGCAGAATTCGCAGCATTAGCATTCAAAGTTATGACTGACCCTTACGTTGGTAAATTAACATTCTTCCGTGTGTACTCAGGTACATTAACTTCAGGTTCATATGTTAAAAACTCAACTAAAGACAAACGTGAACGTGTAGGTCGTATCCTACAAATGCATGCGAACTCTCGTGAAGAGATTAGCACTGTATACTCAGGTGATATCGCTGCTGCAGTAGGTCTTAAAGACACTGCAACTGGTGACACGCTTTGTGGAGAGAAAAATGACATCATCCTTGAGTCAATGGAATTCCCAGAGCCTGTAATTCACTTGTCAGTTGAACCTAAATCAAAAGCTGACCAAGATAAAATGGCTCAAGCTTTACAAAAATTACAAGAAGAAGACCCAACATTCAAAGCACATACTGATGAAGAAACTGGTCAAGTTATCATCGGTGGTATGGGTGAGCTTCACCTTGACATTATCGTTGACCGTATGAAGAAAGAATTTAATGTAGAAGCTAACGTTGGTGCGCCAATGGTATCTTACCGTGAAACGTTCAAACAATCAGCTGCAGTACAAGGTAAATTCTCTCGTCAATCTGGTGGTCGTGGTCAATATGGTGACGTTCACATCGAATTCACACCTAACGAAACTGGTGAAGGTTTCGAATTCGAAAACGCTATCGTTGGTGGTGTTGTTCCTCGTGAATACATCCCTTCAGTTGAACAAGGTCTTAAAGACGCAATGGAAAACGGTGTATTAGCTGGATATCCATTAATCGATGTAAAAGCAAAATTATTTGATGGTTCATACCATGATGTCGATTCATCTGAAATGGCCTTCAAAATTGCTGCATCATTAGCACTTAAAGAAGCTGCTAAAAAATGTGACCCTGTCATCTTAGAACCAATGATGAAAGTTACAATCGAAATGCCTGAAGAATACCTAGGCGATATCATGGGTGACGTAACAGCACGCCGTGGACGCGTTGATGGTATGGAAGCACGCGGTAACGCACAAGTAGTTAACGCTTATGTTCCACTTTCAGAAATGTTCGGTTATGCAACATCATTACGTTCAAATACACAAGGTCGCGGTACTTACACAATGTACTTTGATCATTATGCAGAAGTACCAAAATCAATTTCTGAGGAAATCATCAAAAAGAACAAAGGTGAATAATTCACACATGTAATTATCACTTGTTTATAAATTGATTTTTTCATCAAAATGATTTATAAAGGTAATAAAGAAAATATGCCTCATGAAGGTGAGTAACTTTCATGAGACATATTAAAAAATATAATTCTTAATTTGAATAGGAGAGATTTCATAATGGCAAAAGAAAAATTTGATCGCTCAAAAACACATGCCAATATTGGTACTATCGGTCACGTTGACCATGGTAAAACTACTTTAACAGCTGCTATCGCAACTGTATTAGCAAAACACGGTGACAGCATTGCACAATCATACGACATGATTGACAACGCTCCAGAGGAAAAAGAACGTGGTATCACAATCAATACTTCACACATCGAATACCAAACTGAAAAACGTCACTATGCACACGTTGACTGCCCAGGTCACGCTGACTATGTTAAAAACATGATCACTGGTGCTGCACAAATGGACGGTGGTATCTTAGTAGTATCTGCTGCTGACGGTCCAATGCCACAAACTCGTGAGCACATCTTATTATCACGTAACGTTGGTGTACCAGCATTAGTAGTATTCTTAAACAAAGTTGACATGGTTGACGATGAAGAATTATTAGAATTAGTAGAAATGGAAGTTCGTGACTTATTATCTGAATACGACTTCCCAGGCGATGACGTACCTGTAATCGCTGGTTCAGCATTAAAAGCTTTAGAAGGCGATGCTGCATACGAAGAAAAAATCTTAGAATTAATGAACGCTGTAGATGAGTACATCCCAACTCCAGAACGTGACTCTGACAAACCATTCATGATGCCAGTTGAGGACGTATTCTCAATCACTGGTCGTGGTACAGTAGCTACTGGCCGTGTTGAACGTGGTCAAATCAAAGTTGGTGAAGAAGTTGAAATCATCGGTTTAACTGACGAATCAGCTAAAACAACTGTTACTGGTGTAGAAATGTTCCGTAAGTTATTAGACTACGCTGAAGCTGGTGACAACATTGGTGCATTATTACGTGGTGTTTCACGTGAAGATGTACAACGTGGTCAAGTATTAGCTGCTCCAGGTTCAATTACACCACACACAAAATTTAAAGCGGAAGTTTACGTATTATCAAAAGACGAAGGTGGACGTCACACACCATTCTTCTCTAACTACCGCCCACAATTCTATTTCCGTACTACTGACGTAACTGGTGTTGTTAACTTACCAGAAGGTACTGAAATGGTAATGCCTGGCGATAACGTTGAAATGGAAGTTGAATTAATTTCTCCAATCGCTATCGAAGACGGTACTCGTTTCTCAATCCGTGAAGGTGGACGTACTGTAGGATCAGGCGTTGTAACTGAAATCCACAAATAAGATAAAACTTTATCTTTGAGATTATAGAAAAGGCTAGCGCGTTTGCGCTAGCCTTTTTGTATGTATCCCAATTAACGATGTATTGCATAAAAAAGTAAACTATGCTACATTTAAAATATAAAAGGGACATGCGGATACATGTCCCATGAGCCCGTTAAAAAGACGGTGACTATCATTAGTACTTAAAAAATAACTACCAATTCTTGTCAAAGTGAAGTGGTGGTTATTTTTTATGGTTTAATTTAATGATTGCGACAACAAGTCCTAATAATGAAACGACAAAAGTGCCGAATGCAATCATTAAGGTTAATGTGTCTGCAATACTTACCATAAGGGCTTCTCCTTTCTAAAGATTTCAGTTATGCCATTCATAGGCATCACCTCCCTATACTCAGATAGCCACCATCCACTTAACTTGCTCGATATTATTCTAGCACAACGTTTATTTTTAAAACTATATATTTATTTTTATTAAAAGAGAGTTATGAAGATACATCAATAAAGAATTTACTTGTAGTTCTAGGTTAGAGATAAAATTTTAATTTCAAAGATGATATTTAAAGTATTTATAGTTAGTAAGGCAATCATCATGCACATTGTGTTCCGAAATAAATTATGTTAATATTTTTATATAAAAGGGACATGCGTTTACATGTCCCATGAGCCCGTTAAAAAGACGGTGACTATTATTAATAATTAAAAAATAACTACCAATTCTTGTCAAAGCGAAGTGGTGGTTATTTTTTATGGTTTAATTTAATGCTTGCGACAATTAAAGAAAGACCTTAAATTTCAGTTATTGAGATTTAAGGTCTTTCTGTCATTAAAGTACGTTTTCTAATTCTAATATCTTCATAAATGTACTTACTGTATATTTCATAGCTGATTCATCAATATCAAAGTGTGGGCTATGGTGTGGCCAATCTGTTTGTTTTTCTGCATTACCGCATCCTGTGAAGAAGAATGCACCCGGTAAAGCTTGTAAGTAGTATGAAAAGTCTTCGCTAATCATCATTAAATCAGAATCATGATAGCGAAAATTTAATTGATTCGCTGCTGTTTTTACAATTTCTGCTGAAGCTTCATGGTTGTACACTGGCAAATAGCCGTTAAGATAATCGAAATCATAAGTAATATCATTAGCAAGAGCTAAGCCTTGCAGTAGTTTTTCTAATCTTGTCTGAATATGTTCTTGTACTTCTGGGTCAAATGTACGAACGGTACCGCGACAATGTGCGGTATCTGGAATGACATTGTCAGCATCGCCAGCTTCAATTTTTCCAAACGAAATAACGGCTTGTTTAACAGGGTCTAGTGTACGTGATACAATCTTTTGGGCACTTAAAATGAATTCGGCTAAAATGACAATTGGGTCGATGGTTTCGTGTGGTTTTGCCCCATGTCCGCCCTTACCATATAATGTGATATTAAACTCGTCAGGCTGTGCCATCATAGCGCCAGGACGTGTATGAATGGTACCGGTCGGGTAACCGCTCCATAAGTGATTGCCGTACACTTTATCCACGCTGATCAGCGCATCATCCGCAATCATTCCCGTTGCACCGCCAGGCATTTCTTCTTCGCCATATTGAAAAATTAAAACAACTGCGCCTTTTAGCTCGCTCTGATGTTCATGTAAAAGTTCAGCAACTGTTAATAAAATAGCAGTATGTCCATCATGACCACAAGCATGCATGACGCCAGGATTTTTTGACCGATAAGGAACGTCTTTCATATCATCAATAGGTAATGCATCAAAGTCTGCGCGCAAGGCAATTGTAGGTCCTGATTCTGCATTGCCAATCTTTGCGACAATACCATTGTCACCGACCCGATCACGAATATCGAAATTGAGCTGTTTCAATCGATTAAGAATATAGGCATGTGTTTCCGTTTCTTGAAATGAGCGTTCTGGGTATTGATGTAAGTGTCGACGAATAGCGATTGTTTCCTTCTCCTTCTCGCTCGCACGTTGAAACCAATCCGTCATGGGTCATCTACTCCTTTTTAAGATTATGATAATAATTATACACTTGCTTTCAAGTTTGTTCAAAATGCGATATGATAAGGGAGTATTAGGAAATAAGAAAGGGGAATAAATCGTGGTACAAAGACTACACGACTTTCTAGAAGAGAATATTAATTATTTGAAAGATAATGGATTATACAACGAGATTGACACAATTGAAGGGGCAAATGGTCCTAAAATCAAAATTGCAGGCAAAGAATATATCAACTTATCATCAAACAACTATTTAGGCCTTGCGACAGATGCAGATTTAAAAGTAGCAGCAAAAGAAGCTGTTGATTCGCATGGTGTCGGTGCGGGTGCAGTTCGTACAATTAATGGAACACTTGATTTGCATGATGAATTAGAAAAAACATTGGCGGAATTCAAAGGGACAGAAGCAGCAATTGCTTACCAATCAGGTTTTAACTGTAATATGGCAGCAATTTCAGCTGTAATGAACAAAAATGATGCAATTTTATCAGATGAACTTAATCATGCTTCAATCATTGATGGTTGTCGTTTATCAAAAGCTAAAATTATTCGTGTAAACCACTCAGATATGGATGATTTGCGTCAAAAAGCAAAAGATGCAGTCGAGTCAGGTCAATACAATAAAGTAATGTATATCACAGATGGTGTTTTCAGTATGGATGGTGATGTTGCAAAATTACCTGAAATTGTAGAAATCTGTGAAGAATATGGCATTATGGTTTACGTCGATGATGCACACGGTTCAGGCGTTATGGGTAAAGGTGCTGGTACGGTGAAACATTTCGGTTTACAAGATAAGGTAGACTTCCAAATCGGTACATTATCTAAAGCGATTGGTGTTGTAGGTGGTTATGTTGCAGGTACGCAAAAATTGATTGACTGGTTAAAGGTCCAATCACGTCCATTCTTATTCTCAACTTCTTTAGCACCAGCAGATACTAAGGCGATTACAACTGCGGTGAAAAAGTTGATGGCATCTACGGAGTTACATGACCAGTTATGGGATAATGCCAACTACCTTAAAGAAGGCTTAAATAAATTAGGCTTCAATACAGGTGAGTCTGAAACACCGATTACACCAGTGATTATCGGCGATGAGAAGAAAACACAAGCATTTAGTAAGCGTTTGATGGAAGAAGGCGTATATGTTAAATCAATCGTCTTTCCAACAGTTTCACGAGGCACAGGTCGTGTACGTAATATGCCAACAGCTGCACATACGAAAGAAATGTTAGATGAAGCATTAGCTGTGTATGAACGTGTTGGTAAAGAATTAGATATCATTTCATAATCGAATATCATGATAAGCACAGTCATTATCTATATATGTGGCTGTGCTTTTTTGATTAATTACAGAGAAATGGTAATATTAAGTGTTTTCCCTACGTGTACAAGTAAGCGCTTTAATGTTATAATGTAGACAAATAGTTTATAGTATGAGCATAACAAGAAAACATTTGTGTTTCTCAGAGAGACAGTTAGGAGATGTAATCATTTATGAAAAGAATAATTATCACTGGTGCATTGGGGCAAATTGGAACAGAACTTGTTGCAAAATGTCGTGAAATTTATGGGAATGACAATGTTTTAGCAACAGATATTCGTGAACCAGAAGCAGGGTCTATTGTAGCTAAAGGTCCATTTGAAATTTTAGATGTCACTGATGCAGAAAAGATGGAACAATTAATTGCTGACTTCAAGCCTGATACGATGATGCATATGGCAGCCTTACTATCAGCAACTGCAGAACAAAAGCCATTGCTTGCTTGGAACTTAAACATGGGTGGCTTAGTCAATGCGTTAGAAGCTGCACGTAAATATGATTTACAATTCTTCACACCAAGCTCAATCGGTGCATTTGGTCCTAATACACCTAAGAAAAATACACCACAAGTTACTATCCAACGTCCAAACACAATGTATGGTGTGAACAAAGTTTCAGGAGAGTTATTATGTTATTACTACTTCACAAAGTTTGGTGTAGATACGCGTAGTGTTCGTTTCCCAGGTCTTATTTCATACATCAAAGAACCAGGTGGCGGTACGACAGATTATGCGGTTGATATATACTTCCAAGCAGTTCGTGAAGGTAAGTACACAAGTTATATTGATCGTGGAACTTATATGGATATGATGTTTATGGATGATGCAATTGATGCGATTATTAAATTAATGGAAGCAGATGGCGGTAAGTTGATTAACCGTAACGCTTACAACTTAAGTGCAATGAGTATTGAACCAGAAATGGTGAAAGCAGCAATTCAAGAACATGATCCAAACTTCACAGTAGATTATGATGTCGATCCTGTTCGTCAAGGTATCGCGGAAAGCTGGCCTGATAGCATTGATACAAGCTGTGCACGTGGTGAATGGGGCTTTGATCCACAATACGATTTGACAGCGATGACGAAGCGCATGTTAGAAGGTATCAGAGAGAAAGAGAATCAAAAAGCATAATATAGCATAGAATAAAATAAGGGGCTGGGACATAATTCCCAGCTCTTTTACAAAAAAGGTCTAATTTGGTGTCGAAAAACACTAAATTAGACCTTTTTTATAGATATCATTTAAAAAAATAAAACACTTCCCGTATAATTGTTAATAACCACAAAAACAATGAAAGGAAGTGCCTTATATGTATAAAGAGTATAACATTTCTCAGCTTAGTCTGCCAATTGAAACTGAAATTTCTTTTCCCGAGAGTGATATTGCCCTCATTATTAATAAACTTGTAGAATCTATTCCCCAAGAAACTTTTAATCAATATTACAACCATAGAGGTCCTTCATCTTATCATCCTAAAATGATGTTAAAAATCGTTTTATACAGCTATACACAGTCTGTCTTTTCTGGTAGAAAAATGGAATTTCTACTTAAAGATAGTTGTCGTATGATGTGGTTAGCTCAAGGACAAGTCCCTTCATATCGTACAATCAATCGCTTTAGAGTTAATCCACACATGATAGATTTTATACAAGTTCTATTTGTGGGTCTTAGAGCGCAATTATTAGAAGACAAAGTGATTACAGAAGACGCCCTTTATATAGATGGAACGAAGATAGAGGCTAATGCCAATAAATATACTTTTCAATGGCTAGGTAGCACTAAGCATTTTAGTAAAGGGGTTATTGAAAAATCCAATGCGGTGTATAAACAGTTAATTTCAGAGAAGATCATACCTGAAATTAAGAGAGAATCTTCTGATGAACTAACGAAAGAAGAATTAAATCGTATTGAGATGCATTTAGATGATAAAAATGAAACGCTCACTTCTAAAATTGAAGCATCTCAAAGTGTAGAAATAAGAAAGACATTAAGAAAACAAAGAAGTAAAGTTAGAAAATATAAAAAAGCAATCAAAGATTTTAAAGATCGTAAAATAAAATATGATGAGCAGATGGAAATTTATGGTGACAGAAAAAGCTATTCTAAAACAGATCATGATGCGACCTTTATGAGAATGAAAAATGATCATATGAAGAATGGACAATTAAAGCCTGGCTATAATCTGCAGATTGCGACGAACAATCAGTTCATTTTGGCATTTGGTGTGTATAGTAATCCGGGTGATACGCGAACACTTCCTTCTTTTTTAAAATCAATCAAAGAATTATACGGTGACATTCCAGAGTACATTGTAGCTGATGCGGGATATGGTAGCGAACAAAACTATACGATGATTCTTGATGAATTCGAGAAAACACCACTCATCACATATAGTATGTATTTAAAAGAGAAGAAAAGAAAATATAAAAATAATCCATTCATAACAGCTAATTGGAAATATAATGAAATAGATGACTATTATGTATGTCCGAATAACAAAGAATTGCATTTCAAAAGTTATAGAAAAAGAAGAGACGGATATGGTTATCAGAGAGATTTCAAATTATATAAATGTGAAGATTGTGTTGGATGTCCTTTACGAAATGAATGTATGAATTACAGAACCAACCCAACTACAACAAAAAGCTTATATAAAAATCCAACTTGGGATTATTTTAAAGCATTCACAAATAAGCAGCTTTCAGATCCAAAAACGAAAGGCATCTACAAAAAACGAAAAATAGATGTCGAATCAGCATTTGGAAATCTGAAGGCTAATTTGGGTTTCCAAAGGTTATCAGTTCGCACTCAATCAAAGGTTGAATGCGAATTAGGAATCGCACTTATGGCAGTAAACATCAGAAAACTAGCCAGATAAGTGCTAGTTTTTTAGTAAATAATAAGAAAAAAGCCGTTAAAATCTTAAAAAAGAATTTTAACGGCTTTTTTTGAAGGGAAATTGAGCGCCTATGTCTCAGCCCCTTATTTTTTATGATAGTAAGGATTTAAGAATATATCAAATTTTCGCAAAACTCATTGAATTATGATGATTGAGTTGATATAATGCTTGTATTACATAATTACAGGGGGCAATTATTATGACAGATTTAGTAAAATTAGAACAACGTCAGGCGTTAAAAGAGAAACCAGATGAATCCTCTTTAACGTTTGGTGAGGTATTTACAGATTATATGTTGAGCTTTGAATATACAGAAGGCCAAGGTTGGCATGACTTGAAGATCGTCCCATATGCGCCAATCGAGATTTCGCCAGCAGCACAAAGCGTGCACTATGGTCAATCTGTATTTGAAGGGTTAAAAGCTTATAAACATAATGGTGAAGTGGTCTTATTTAGACCAGATGAGAACTTCAAACGTATTAATGTCTCATTAGAACGATTAAAAATGCCACGCATTGATGAAGACTTATTATTAGAAGGTTTAAAACAATTAGTAGACGTAGACCGTGATTGGGTCCCTGAAGGAGAAGGTCGATCACTTTACATCCGTCCAGTTGTGTTTGCGACACAAGGTATATTAGGAGTAGCCCCATCTAAAAATT
This genomic window contains:
- the fusA gene encoding elongation factor G gives rise to the protein MARDFSLKNTRNIGIMAHIDAGKTTTTERILYYTGRIHKIGETHEGASQMDWMEQEQDRGITITSAATTAAWNGHRVNIIDTPGHVDFTVEVERSLRVLDGAVTVLDAQSGVEPQTETVWRQATTYGVPRIVFVNKMDKMGANFEYAVSTLHDRLQANAAPIQLPIGAEDEFEAIIDLVTMKCFKYNNDLGTEIDEIEIPADYQERAEEAREALIEAVAETNDDLMEKYLGGEELTVEELKEAIRQATTDVEFYPVLCGTAFKNKGVQLMLDAVIDYLPSPLDVKPIIGHRVDDPDEEVIAKADDDAEFAALAFKVMTDPYVGKLTFFRVYSGTLTSGSYVKNSTKDKRERVGRILQMHANSREEISTVYSGDIAAAVGLKDTATGDTLCGEKNDIILESMEFPEPVIHLSVEPKSKADQDKMAQALQKLQEEDPTFKAHTDEETGQVIIGGMGELHLDIIVDRMKKEFNVEANVGAPMVSYRETFKQSAAVQGKFSRQSGGRGQYGDVHIEFTPNETGEGFEFENAIVGGVVPREYIPSVEQGLKDAMENGVLAGYPLIDVKAKLFDGSYHDVDSSEMAFKIAASLALKEAAKKCDPVILEPMMKVTIEMPEEYLGDIMGDVTARRGRVDGMEARGNAQVVNAYVPLSEMFGYATSLRSNTQGRGTYTMYFDHYAEVPKSISEEIIKKNKGE
- the tuf gene encoding elongation factor Tu; the encoded protein is MAKEKFDRSKTHANIGTIGHVDHGKTTLTAAIATVLAKHGDSIAQSYDMIDNAPEEKERGITINTSHIEYQTEKRHYAHVDCPGHADYVKNMITGAAQMDGGILVVSAADGPMPQTREHILLSRNVGVPALVVFLNKVDMVDDEELLELVEMEVRDLLSEYDFPGDDVPVIAGSALKALEGDAAYEEKILELMNAVDEYIPTPERDSDKPFMMPVEDVFSITGRGTVATGRVERGQIKVGEEVEIIGLTDESAKTTVTGVEMFRKLLDYAEAGDNIGALLRGVSREDVQRGQVLAAPGSITPHTKFKAEVYVLSKDEGGRHTPFFSNYRPQFYFRTTDVTGVVNLPEGTEMVMPGDNVEMEVELISPIAIEDGTRFSIREGGRTVGSGVVTEIHK
- a CDS encoding putative holin-like toxin, yielding MVSIADTLTLMIAFGTFVVSLLGLVVAIIKLNHKK
- a CDS encoding amidohydrolase; this translates as MTDWFQRASEKEKETIAIRRHLHQYPERSFQETETHAYILNRLKQLNFDIRDRVGDNGIVAKIGNAESGPTIALRADFDALPIDDMKDVPYRSKNPGVMHACGHDGHTAILLTVAELLHEHQSELKGAVVLIFQYGEEEMPGGATGMIADDALISVDKVYGNHLWSGYPTGTIHTRPGAMMAQPDEFNITLYGKGGHGAKPHETIDPIVILAEFILSAQKIVSRTLDPVKQAVISFGKIEAGDADNVIPDTAHCRGTVRTFDPEVQEHIQTRLEKLLQGLALANDITYDFDYLNGYLPVYNHEASAEIVKTAANQLNFRYHDSDLMMISEDFSYYLQALPGAFFFTGCGNAEKQTDWPHHSPHFDIDESAMKYTVSTFMKILELENVL
- a CDS encoding glycine C-acetyltransferase, with amino-acid sequence MVQRLHDFLEENINYLKDNGLYNEIDTIEGANGPKIKIAGKEYINLSSNNYLGLATDADLKVAAKEAVDSHGVGAGAVRTINGTLDLHDELEKTLAEFKGTEAAIAYQSGFNCNMAAISAVMNKNDAILSDELNHASIIDGCRLSKAKIIRVNHSDMDDLRQKAKDAVESGQYNKVMYITDGVFSMDGDVAKLPEIVEICEEYGIMVYVDDAHGSGVMGKGAGTVKHFGLQDKVDFQIGTLSKAIGVVGGYVAGTQKLIDWLKVQSRPFLFSTSLAPADTKAITTAVKKLMASTELHDQLWDNANYLKEGLNKLGFNTGESETPITPVIIGDEKKTQAFSKRLMEEGVYVKSIVFPTVSRGTGRVRNMPTAAHTKEMLDEALAVYERVGKELDIIS
- a CDS encoding NAD-dependent epimerase/dehydratase family protein, which translates into the protein MKRIIITGALGQIGTELVAKCREIYGNDNVLATDIREPEAGSIVAKGPFEILDVTDAEKMEQLIADFKPDTMMHMAALLSATAEQKPLLAWNLNMGGLVNALEAARKYDLQFFTPSSIGAFGPNTPKKNTPQVTIQRPNTMYGVNKVSGELLCYYYFTKFGVDTRSVRFPGLISYIKEPGGGTTDYAVDIYFQAVREGKYTSYIDRGTYMDMMFMDDAIDAIIKLMEADGGKLINRNAYNLSAMSIEPEMVKAAIQEHDPNFTVDYDVDPVRQGIAESWPDSIDTSCARGEWGFDPQYDLTAMTKRMLEGIREKENQKA
- a CDS encoding IS1182 family transposase, translated to MYKEYNISQLSLPIETEISFPESDIALIINKLVESIPQETFNQYYNHRGPSSYHPKMMLKIVLYSYTQSVFSGRKMEFLLKDSCRMMWLAQGQVPSYRTINRFRVNPHMIDFIQVLFVGLRAQLLEDKVITEDALYIDGTKIEANANKYTFQWLGSTKHFSKGVIEKSNAVYKQLISEKIIPEIKRESSDELTKEELNRIEMHLDDKNETLTSKIEASQSVEIRKTLRKQRSKVRKYKKAIKDFKDRKIKYDEQMEIYGDRKSYSKTDHDATFMRMKNDHMKNGQLKPGYNLQIATNNQFILAFGVYSNPGDTRTLPSFLKSIKELYGDIPEYIVADAGYGSEQNYTMILDEFEKTPLITYSMYLKEKKRKYKNNPFITANWKYNEIDDYYVCPNNKELHFKSYRKRRDGYGYQRDFKLYKCEDCVGCPLRNECMNYRTNPTTTKSLYKNPTWDYFKAFTNKQLSDPKTKGIYKKRKIDVESAFGNLKANLGFQRLSVRTQSKVECELGIALMAVNIRKLAR